The following are from one region of the Entelurus aequoreus isolate RoL-2023_Sb linkage group LG17, RoL_Eaeq_v1.1, whole genome shotgun sequence genome:
- the LOC133632474 gene encoding gastrula zinc finger protein XlCGF57.1-like isoform X2, whose amino-acid sequence MRTHTDNKHSECSTKKRGKTCLSCSVCAENFTKKSHLTQHMRTHTGEKLFKCSFCGKSFSQNSHLTRHMGTHTGEKPFNCSVCSESFSQNSHLTRHMRTHTGEKPFNCSVCGENFSQNSHLTEHMRTHTGEKPFNCSICGKNYSLQSTLTEHMRTHTGENTCNCSVCGKGFSVKRNLNQHMRTHTGEKPFICSVCGKSFSVKRNLTQHMRTHTGEKPFKCSVCGKIFSRNTSLTEHMRTHTGEKPYKCSDCSKSYSVKSKLTQHIRTHTGEKPFNCSICGKNYSSQSTLTEHMRTHTGENTFICSVCGKSFFVRRNLTQHMRTHTGEKPFICSVCGKSFSVKSSLIEHMRTHTGEKPFSCSVCGKSYSGKTTLIEHMRTHTGEKPYHCSVCGKRFSIKNKLTQHMRTHTGLRPFKCSVCSKSFPHNGSLWRHMRTHAGEKTFSCSVCCKRFPHNADAVRHSRTHKGT is encoded by the coding sequence atgaggactcacactgacaacaaacactctgaatgctctacaaagaagagaggtaaaacatgtttgagctgctcagtttgtgctgaaaattttactaaaaagagccatttgactcaacacatgagaacacacacaggagaaaaattaTTTAAGTGTTcattttgtggcaaaagcttttctcaaaatagccatttgactcgacacatgggaacacacacaggagaaaaaccatttaattgttcagtttgtagcgaaagcttttctcaaaatagccatttgactcgacacatgagaacacacacaggagaaaaaccatttaattgttcagtttgtggtgaaaacttttctcaaaatagccatttgaccgaacacatgagaacacacacaggtgaaaaaccatttaactgttcgATTTGTGGTAAAAACTATTCTCTTCAGAGcactttgactgaacacatgagaacacacacaggtgaaaatacatgtaattgttcagtttgtggcaaaggcttttctgttaagaggaatttgaatcaacacatgagaacacacacaggtgaaaaaccatttatttgttcagtttgtggcaaaagcttttctgttaagaggaatttgactcaacacatgagaacacacacaggtgaaaaaccatttaagtgttcagtttgtggcaaaatctTTTCTCGAAATACctctttgactgaacacatgcgaacacacacaggtgaaaaaccttaTAAGTGTTCAGATTGTAGCAAAAGCTATTCTGTTAAGAGCAAATTGACtcaacacataagaacacacacaggtgaaaagccATTTAACTGTTCGATTTGTGGTAAAAACTATTCTTCTCAGAGcactttgactgaacacatgagaacacacacaggtgaaaatacatttatttgttcagtttgtggcaaaagcttttttgTTAGGaggaatttgactcaacacatgagaacacacacaggtgaaaaaccatttatttgttcagtttgtggcaaaagcttttctgttaagagcaGTTTgattgaacacatgagaacacacacaggtgaaaaaccatttagttgttcagtttgtggcaaaagctattCTGGTAAGACCACTTTGATTGAACACATGAGAacccacacaggtgaaaaaccatatcattgttcagtttgtggcaaacgcTTTTCTATTAAGAACaaattgactcaacacatgaggacACACACTGGACTAAgaccatttaagtgttcagtttgtagtAAAAGCTTTCCTCATAACGGCTCTTTgtggcgacacatgagaacacacgctggagaaaaaacatttagttgttcagtgtgctgtaaaaggttcccacataatgcagacgcagtaaGACACTCAAGAACACACAAAGGGAcataa
- the LOC133632474 gene encoding gastrula zinc finger protein XlCGF57.1-like isoform X1 has translation MDDYCYAKMATSAKREHERESAPPTSSKSPTEIKTKDEDVQQLIGHPEEVSPQLGGSSTLKQETPQPPCIKKEEEELCITQEGECLLGREEADYTKFPLSIFSVKTEDDEEKPQVDNLLAPLSDSEAEDEVEEPLSSDTDCEGDMRTHTDNKHSECSTKKRGKTCLSCSVCAENFTKKSHLTQHMRTHTGEKLFKCSFCGKSFSQNSHLTRHMGTHTGEKPFNCSVCSESFSQNSHLTRHMRTHTGEKPFNCSVCGENFSQNSHLTEHMRTHTGEKPFNCSICGKNYSLQSTLTEHMRTHTGENTCNCSVCGKGFSVKRNLNQHMRTHTGEKPFICSVCGKSFSVKRNLTQHMRTHTGEKPFKCSVCGKIFSRNTSLTEHMRTHTGEKPYKCSDCSKSYSVKSKLTQHIRTHTGEKPFNCSICGKNYSSQSTLTEHMRTHTGENTFICSVCGKSFFVRRNLTQHMRTHTGEKPFICSVCGKSFSVKSSLIEHMRTHTGEKPFSCSVCGKSYSGKTTLIEHMRTHTGEKPYHCSVCGKRFSIKNKLTQHMRTHTGLRPFKCSVCSKSFPHNGSLWRHMRTHAGEKTFSCSVCCKRFPHNADAVRHSRTHKGT, from the exons atggacgactactgctatgctaagatggcgacgtccgctaaaagagaacatgaaagagaatcagcgccaccaacttccagcaaatcaccaacggagataaagacgaaagatgaag acgtccagcagctgattggtcatccagaagaagtttcccctcagttaggggggagctccactttgaagcaggagactccacaaccaccctgcattaaaaaggaagaggaggaactctgcatcactcaggagggagagtgtcttctaggacgagaggaagctgattacaccaagtttccactgagtattttctctgtgaagactgaagatgatgaagagaaaccacaagtagacaacctcttagctccactatcagatagtgaggctgaagacgaggttgaagaacctttgagcagcgatacagactgtgaaggtgatatgaggactcacactgacaacaaacactctgaatgctctacaaagaagagaggtaaaacatgtttgagctgctcagtttgtgctgaaaattttactaaaaagagccatttgactcaacacatgagaacacacacaggagaaaaattaTTTAAGTGTTcattttgtggcaaaagcttttctcaaaatagccatttgactcgacacatgggaacacacacaggagaaaaaccatttaattgttcagtttgtagcgaaagcttttctcaaaatagccatttgactcgacacatgagaacacacacaggagaaaaaccatttaattgttcagtttgtggtgaaaacttttctcaaaatagccatttgaccgaacacatgagaacacacacaggtgaaaaaccatttaactgttcgATTTGTGGTAAAAACTATTCTCTTCAGAGcactttgactgaacacatgagaacacacacaggtgaaaatacatgtaattgttcagtttgtggcaaaggcttttctgttaagaggaatttgaatcaacacatgagaacacacacaggtgaaaaaccatttatttgttcagtttgtggcaaaagcttttctgttaagaggaatttgactcaacacatgagaacacacacaggtgaaaaaccatttaagtgttcagtttgtggcaaaatctTTTCTCGAAATACctctttgactgaacacatgcgaacacacacaggtgaaaaaccttaTAAGTGTTCAGATTGTAGCAAAAGCTATTCTGTTAAGAGCAAATTGACtcaacacataagaacacacacaggtgaaaagccATTTAACTGTTCGATTTGTGGTAAAAACTATTCTTCTCAGAGcactttgactgaacacatgagaacacacacaggtgaaaatacatttatttgttcagtttgtggcaaaagcttttttgTTAGGaggaatttgactcaacacatgagaacacacacaggtgaaaaaccatttatttgttcagtttgtggcaaaagcttttctgttaagagcaGTTTgattgaacacatgagaacacacacaggtgaaaaaccatttagttgttcagtttgtggcaaaagctattCTGGTAAGACCACTTTGATTGAACACATGAGAacccacacaggtgaaaaaccatatcattgttcagtttgtggcaaacgcTTTTCTATTAAGAACaaattgactcaacacatgaggacACACACTGGACTAAgaccatttaagtgttcagtttgtagtAAAAGCTTTCCTCATAACGGCTCTTTgtggcgacacatgagaacacacgctggagaaaaaacatttagttgttcagtgtgctgtaaaaggttcccacataatgcagacgcagtaaGACACTCAAGAACACACAAAGGGAcataa